In Nymphaea colorata isolate Beijing-Zhang1983 chromosome 13, ASM883128v2, whole genome shotgun sequence, one DNA window encodes the following:
- the LOC116267203 gene encoding toll/interleukin-1 receptor-like protein, with product MEGATEEKGICSHGCGADGTETSWQASQGDDEQKFDVFLSFRGPDTRKGFIAHLYDALVTSGISTFIDNVNLEKGERVNNLSRYIERSRMFVPIISKGYVDSKWCLREITKMVECWRVKPRRLIIPVFFGVEPSHVGNQKGRLKRKFQRHENNEELKEEVSDWKNTLHEVGKISGFTLKDANG from the exons ATGGAGGGAGCTACCGAGGAGAAGGGCATCTGCTCTCATGGTTGTGGTGCCGATGGAACAGAGACATCCTGGCAAGCTTCCCAAGGAGACGATGAAcagaaatttgatgttttcttaaGTTTTAGAGGACCCGACACCCGTAAGGGATTCATTGCCCATCTTTATGATGCCTTGGTAACAAGCGGCATCTCTACTTTCATAGATAACGTGAATTTGGAGAAGGGTGAGAGGGTGAATAACTTGTCTAGGTACATAGAAAGGTCGAGGATGTTTGTGCCCATTATCTCTAAGGGTTACGTTGATTCCAAGTGGTGTTTGAGAGAGATTACCAAGATGGTGGAGTGCTGGAGGGTGAAGCCAAGGAGGCTCATCATTCCTGTATTCTTCGGTGTCGAACCTTCTCATGTTGGGAATCAGAAAGGTCGTTTAAAGCGAAAGTTCCAGAGACATGAGAATAATGAGGAACTAAAGGAAGAGGTGAGCGACTGGAAGAATACTTTGCATGAGGTTGGAAAGATATCGGGGTTCACCCTAAAGGATGCAAATGG GTAG